The genomic stretch TCTTCGCCGAAGGAAGCCCTGTCTGATCTCAGGAACATTTTCCCGTCGGCGCCGTAAAAAAATCCTGACGCCCCCGTAACGCTTATTTTGTCTTCTCTGACCAGTTTACTGCCGGTTATTTCCCACACCGGCTTACCCCCGCGGGTCCTGCGGGCCGTGAAGCCGTCCATGCTTTCGGATGACGAGAAACGGCTCTCCTTCTTTCCGCAGGCGAAAAGAAAAGCGCAGGCCGCTATAAGTCGTAATGCTCTAATGCTTCCCTCCATCTGCCCTGCGCTTTCAGGATCATCTCCGCGGTTTCTCTCAAAACACCGGCACCGCCGTCAAAAGAAGATACCGCGTCGCACAACTTTTTTATTTCCGCGGCGCCGTCAGCCGGGCAAACGGCAAAGCCCGCTCTTTTAAGAAGAGAGATATCAACGAGATCATCCCCTATATAGAGTATTTCATCATCCGTGACGCTGAATTGTTTTTTGACTTTTTCCCACACTTCCAGCTTGTCCTTTATCCCCAGATATATACCCTCTATCCCCATATCCTGCGCCACGCGCTGAACAGTCGGGGATTTCCTGCCGGATATCCAGCAAATGGGGTAACCGAGCCTTCTGAGAATATAAAAAGCTATCCTGTCTTTCACATTCCAGGATTTCAGCTCTTCCCCCGACTCAAGAAAAACAAGGCGCCCGTCGGTGAGAACGCCGTCGACATCCATGGCGAAAACTTTTATCTTTTCCGCTTTAGCGGCCGCGTCACCTACCAGTTCCGTCATCAACGCGTGATTCTTTTTCAGGTGCCCTCTGTCCAGGAAGTAAGATATTTCTTCTGCCGGGGCGTGAGCGTGTCTATCTTTATGCCCATGGCCTTGAGCTTGAGTGTCGCCACATTGTTCTCTATCTCTTCCGGGACATCATAAACGCGGGGCTTGAGCTTACCTTTGTTTTTTATGCAGAATTCCGTCGCAAGGGCCTGTGTGGCGAAACTCATATCCATCACGCTGGCGGGATGCCCTTCGGCAGCGGCAAGATTGATCAACCTGCCCTCGGCGAGGACATAAACCGATTTGCCGGAAGAAAGAACATACTCGTCAACAAAGTTCCTGACATTCTTTTTTATTTTCTTCGCTTTTTTAGCGAGGCCCTTCAGGTCCAGCTCAACATTAAAATGGCCCGAATTGCACACGATGGCGCCGGTTTTCATTTTAACGAAATGTTCCGGGCGTATGACGTCTATGTCTCCGGTGAGGGTGCAGAAAATATCGCCAACGAGCGCGGCCTCGGCCATTGTCATAACCCTCATCCCGTCCATCGCGGCTTCAATGGATTTTACGGGATCCACTTCCGTGACTATCACATTGGCTCCCATGCCTTTGGAGCGCATGGCGAAACCTTTGCCGCACCAGCCGTAGCCGGCGACAACGACATTTTTTCCGGCGAAGAGAGTGTCTGTCGCGCGTATTATACCGTCTATCGTTGACTGGCCCGTGCCGTAACGGTTATCAAAAAGATTCTTGGTGGCGGCGTCGTTCACGGCCACGATAGGGAATTTCAGGACATTGTCTTTTTCCATCGCCCTGAGGCGTATAACACCGGTTGTCGTCTCTTCCATTGAACCGAAGATCCTGTTGTGCAGTTCGGGATGCTTGGAAATTATGAGCGACACAAGGTCGGCGCCGTCATCCATCGTCACATTGGGTTTATGCGCTATGGCCGAACGCAGATGAGAATAATAACGCTTGTTATCTTCTCCCTTCACGGCAAAAACCGGTATCCCGTAATCCGCGACGAGAGAGGCCGCCACATCATCCTGGGTTGAAAGAGGATTTGAAGCGCACATAACAATATCCGCTCCGCCTTCTTTCAGGGTCCTGGCAAGATTCGCCGTTTCCGCGGTCACATGCAGGCACGCCGACATCTTAACGCCTTTGAGGGTTTTATTTTTCCTGAATTTCTCCCGTACCTGCGCCAGGACCGGCATATCTCCGTCGGCCCACTCTATCCTCTTTTTTCCGGC from Candidatus Omnitrophota bacterium encodes the following:
- the lptC gene encoding LPS export ABC transporter periplasmic protein LptC gives rise to the protein MEGSIRALRLIAACAFLFACGKKESRFSSSESMDGFTARRTRGGKPVWEITGSKLVREDKISVTGASGFFYGADGKMFLRSDRASFGEDGSALELEGNVCFKDIAGKTELYMDDLKWDEKQQLYVTDNKVRQVSEEAVIAGTGLRADKDLNRVEILNPEVVSSARAE
- a CDS encoding adenosylhomocysteinase, which translates into the protein MEAKLKNCDVRDLKLAKAGKKRIEWADGDMPVLAQVREKFRKNKTLKGVKMSACLHVTAETANLARTLKEGGADIVMCASNPLSTQDDVAASLVADYGIPVFAVKGEDNKRYYSHLRSAIAHKPNVTMDDGADLVSLIISKHPELHNRIFGSMEETTTGVIRLRAMEKDNVLKFPIVAVNDAATKNLFDNRYGTGQSTIDGIIRATDTLFAGKNVVVAGYGWCGKGFAMRSKGMGANVIVTEVDPVKSIEAAMDGMRVMTMAEAALVGDIFCTLTGDIDVIRPEHFVKMKTGAIVCNSGHFNVELDLKGLAKKAKKIKKNVRNFVDEYVLSSGKSVYVLAEGRLINLAAAEGHPASVMDMSFATQALATEFCIKNKGKLKPRVYDVPEEIENNVATLKLKAMGIKIDTLTPRQKKYLTSWTEGT
- a CDS encoding HAD-IIIA family hydrolase; translated protein: MTELVGDAAAKAEKIKVFAMDVDGVLTDGRLVFLESGEELKSWNVKDRIAFYILRRLGYPICWISGRKSPTVQRVAQDMGIEGIYLGIKDKLEVWEKVKKQFSVTDDEILYIGDDLVDISLLKRAGFAVCPADGAAEIKKLCDAVSSFDGGAGVLRETAEMILKAQGRWREALEHYDL